One region of Cydia fagiglandana chromosome 17, ilCydFagi1.1, whole genome shotgun sequence genomic DNA includes:
- the LOC134672584 gene encoding zinc finger protein 184-like: MMSVEAPFVKQEPDDENNRGLCGVSGTPDVFTDEVPVKEELNTEDHVKEEPACSDNVDLSAALYEDHLVKDELVLGPEQFHQPRVLSLPTLEAGSVQSLSCTVRLERLLVDTESRTCRVGRRNYKLHTGQPNTKYECNNCSKSFKYLAVYKKHIHTHSLTSLDSCKNVESNRKSKVKCHYCDINLKKSDLRAHEATSEKLYKCKNCDYNCIRKAHLQKHQKIHFGEKPFKCSECNFACRLKVNLGRHQRTHTGETPYGCRYCGLKCKDRTTLKCPEMIHTDEKPFKCRYCNHKFRTKGNLLSHEKVHNREKPFKCSYCSFKCGYKRNLKIHEMIHTNEKPLECRYCDYKCKRKQDLRSHEVVHIMEKLEKCRYCDFKCRDKRNLKRHGRIHGDVKLLKCGKCDYKCIRKRDFHKHQKIHTGGNLLKFSYCDYKSDKKSIKIQDIIHRDSKPYKCSDSDYKMTRKNDFRKNQMTHFNNRFHKCDYCDYTCRKACNLRRHQMIHTGENPFECKHCDFKCNQKTVLINHEKTHTGDKPFKCSYCDFRCSVKTNLRSHEKVHTKEKPYQCGDCDFKCIMKSDLRLHQMIHTGDKPFKCSHCTYKCSKKCNLKRHELIHNEEKSFKCGNCAYECRQKAALRRHEQAYGGRCSRRDKADLAL; encoded by the exons ATGATGTCTGTAGAGGCTCCATTTGTCAAGCAGGAGCCTGACGACGAGAATAACAGGGGCTTATGCGGTGTGAGCGGTACGCCTGATGTATTTACTGACGAAG TGCCTGTTAAAGAAGAGTTGAACACTGAAGACCATGTGAAAGAGGAGCCCGCTTGCTCAGACAACGTGGACCTGAGTGCTGCACTGTATGAGGACCATCTTGTTAAGGATGAGCTTGTGCTGGGCCCTGAGCAGTTTCACCAACCTCGTGTATTGTCACTTCCAA CACTTGAAGCGGGTTCCGTGCAATCGCTGAGCTGCACTGTCAGACTGGAGCGCCTGCTGGTGGACACGGAGAGCCGCACTTGCCGGGTCGGGCGCCGCAACTACAAGCTTCACACCGGACAACCAAACACTAAATATGAATGCAACAATTGCAGCAAAAGTTTCAAATATCTTGCAGTTTATAAGAAACACATACACACTCATTCTTTAACTTCACTTGATTCCTGCAAGAATGTTGAGTcaaacagaaaaagtaaggTTAAATGTCACTACTGTGATATCAATCTTAAAAAATCAGACTTACGAGCTCATGAGGCTACTAGTGAaaaactttataaatgtaagAATTGCGATTATAACTGTATTCGCAAAGCACACTTGCAAAAACATCAGAAGATACACTTTGGTGAAAAGCCATTTAAATGTTCAGAGTGTAATTTTGCGTGCCGTCTGAAAGTGAATCTAGGACGTCACCAACGAACACATACTGGCGAGACACCTTACGGATGTAGATACTGCGGTTTAAAATGCAAGGATAGAACCACGTTAAAATGTCCTGAGATGATACACACGGATGAAAAGCcttttaaatgtaggtattgcAATCACAAATTTAGAACGAAAGGAAACTTACTGAGTCACGAGAAAGTACACAATAGAGAGAAGCCATTTAAATGTAGCTATTGCAGTTTCAAATGTGGAtataaaagaaatttaaaaatacatgaGATGATACACACAAATGAAAAGCCTTTGGAATGTAGATattgtgattacaaatgcaagAGGAAACAAGACTTACGAAGTCACGAAGTAGTACACATCATGGAGAAATTGGAGAAATGTAGGTATTGCGATTTCAAGTGTAGAGacaaaagaaatttaaaaagacatgGGAGGATACACGGGGATGTGAAACTTCTTAAATGTGGCAAATGCGATTATAAGTGTATTCGGAAAAGGGATTTCCACAAACACCAGAAGATACACACTGGTGGAAATCTATTAAAGTTCAGCTATTGTGATTACAAATCGgataaaaaaagtataaaaatacaGGACATAATACACAGGGATTCCAAGCCTTATAAATGTAGTGACTCTGATTACAAGATGACACGAAAAAATGATTTCCGAAAAAACCAAATGACACACTTTAATAACAGGTTTCATAAATGTGACTATTGTGATTACACGTGTCGTAAGGCATGTAATTTACGCCGTCACCAAATGATACACACTGGCGAGAACCCCTTTGAATGTAAACACTGTGATTTCAAATGCAACCAAAAAACTGTCTTGATTAATCACGAGAAAACACACACTGGGGATAAACCATTCAAATGCAGTTATTGCGATTTCAGATGCAGCGTTAAAACAAACTTACGTAGTCACGAGAAAGTGCACACTAAGGAAAAACCATATCAATGTGGCGATTGCGATTTCAAGTGTATAATGAAATCAGATTTACGACTACACCAAATGATACACACGGGTGATAAACCTTTTAAATGTAGTCactgtacttataaatgttccaAGAAATGTAATTTAAAGAGACACGAGTTGATTCACAATGAAGAAAAGAGTTTTAAGTGTGGTAACTGCGCGTACGAGTGTAGACAGAAGGCAGCTTTACGCAGACATGAGCAGGCGTACGGTGGACGCTGTTCTCGGCGTGATAAAGCAGATCTAGCTTTATAA
- the LOC134672565 gene encoding general transcription factor IIH subunit 5 codes for MVNVMKGVLVECDPAMKQFLLHLDETLALGRKFILQDLDETHLFISADIVETLQARVDDLMDQLSIPVHDKGI; via the exons atggtGAATGTTATGAAAGGAGTGCTCGTGGAATg TGACCCGGCTATGAAACAGTTCCTACTCCACCTCGACGAGACCCTGGCTCTCGGCAGAAAGTTTATCCTTCAAGACCTGGACGAGACACATCTGTTCATATCGGCAGACATTGTAGAAACCTTACAAGCAAGAGTTGATGATCTAATGGACCAATTGAGTATTCCTGTACATGATAAAGGCATCTAA
- the LOC134672566 gene encoding meiotic nuclear division protein 1 homolog produces MSKKRGLSAEEKRTKMLEIFHNSKDFFQLKELEKIAPKEKGITMQSVKEVVQSLVDDHLVDSEKIGTSIYFWSFPSKVKNAKKRKLNDMQNELAECTKKLKKTEEAIANESIGREASEERTDVLKSLEEMKKKEEALKKELQKYRDSDPEYIAQLKTEIEDLKTAANRWTENIYILKSYMKNTFQCENEVIDQMFNIPQDLDYIE; encoded by the exons ATGTCTAAGAAGAGGGGACTTAGTGCTGAAGAGAAGAGGACTAAGATGTTGGAGATATTTCATAATAGCAAGGACTTCTTTCAGTTgaag gagTTGGAAAAAATAGCACCAAAAGAGAAAGGTATCACCATGCAGTCAGTGAAAGAGGTGGTACAGAGTTTGGTTGATGACCACTTGGTTGACTCGGAGAAGATAGGAACTTCCATATACTTTTGGTCATTCCCGAG CAAAGTCAAGAATGCCAAGAAaagaaaactcaatgacatgcAGAATGAGCTTGCAGAATGCACAAAGAAACTGAAAAAGACTGAAGAAGCCATTGCAAATGAATCT ATTGGGCGTGAAGCATCTGAAGAAAGAACAGATGTATTGAAATCTTTAGAAGAGATGAAAAAAAAGGAAGAGGCTCTGAAGAAAGAATTGCAGAAATATAGAGACTCTGATCCCGAGTATATAGCTCAATTAAAGACTGAAATTGAG GATTTGAAGACTGCGGCCAACCGATGGACAGAGAACATTTACATTCTGAAGTCCTATATGAAGAATACATTTCAGTGTGAAAATGAAGTTATCGATCAAATGTTCAACATTCCTCAGGATTTAGATTACAtcgaatag
- the LOC134672564 gene encoding zinc finger HIT domain-containing protein 1 gives MAARESGRVKDGVKSRVLDDVTRKRRARKAVEALEQDNFHEDPHADLVMSKKIPKFADSNEKPTRKGKKARSADYYKMRFRKTFAQLVEEDANFRPEPPNYLSAQAPPSKFPDRHFCAVCGFLSNYTCIPCGARYCSVRCLGTHLDTRCLKWTA, from the exons ATGGCAGCAAGAGAATCGGGTAGAGTAAAAGATGGTGTCAAAAGCAGGGTTCTCGATGATGTTACAAGGAAGCGCAGAGCCAGAAAGGCAGTGGAAGCGCTTGAGCAAGACAACTTCCATGAAGACCCGCACGCTGACCTGGTCATGTCAAAGAAAATACCCAAGTTTGCTGATTCCAATGAGAAACCGACCAGAAAAGGGAAGAAAGCGAGGAGTGCAGATTATTATAAGATGAGGTTTAGGAAAACTTTTGCTCAGTTGGTCGAGGAAGATGCTAACTTTAGACCTGAACCTCCTAATTATTTATCTGCACAAGCACCTCCATCTAA attTCCTGACCGCCATTTCTGTGCTGTGTGCGGTTTCCTATCGAACTATACTTGCATTCCGTGCGGGGCGCGATATTGCTCGGTCAGATGTCTGGGCACTCATTTAGACACGAGGTGCCTCAAATGGACTGCATAA